The Helianthus annuus cultivar XRQ/B chromosome 16, HanXRQr2.0-SUNRISE, whole genome shotgun sequence genome includes a window with the following:
- the LOC110920469 gene encoding F-box/FBD/LRR-repeat protein At1g13570-like, whose amino-acid sequence MEPIQETHKASKFAPQDVISTMPDNVITSILHRLPLHDAVMTSILSRNWRFKWTMLSQLKFDVEFFMCLMNADGEINSHGKIISRLLLHLNGAVTKSVIIFTLLDVEDIHHLILFLSRKGIKDLTIKDWSKTQVKLPTHLFSCLELEHLNIVGSCFNPPPSFHGFPNLLSLELFSAQFGSSDLGEFLTRCPLLEILDLGYLSYTGSVKLVEIAKLQNLKILSLSLCHLEATTITSLCDVLELVGYLPKLQELGLDFQDYKLTEGHAKKKFPTAFPSVKALKFTRIGLGNGTMLSCALEMMRHLPNLQTLEITATPYVDDPVPISIPIPILDVEYNMMELRTVVFRNFKGSENEVYLIKYFLACSPSLKKIVVHHDWCLGPGEQLIFAKMLLKLHRASPVAEIDFN is encoded by the exons ATGGAACCGATTCAGGAGACACATAAAGCATCCAAGTTCGCACCACAAGATGTTATCAGCACCATGCCTGATAATGTGATAACTAGTATTCTGCATCGATTGCCATTACACGATGCAGTGATGACTAGTATCTTGTCGAGAAACTGGAGGTTTAAATGGACCATGCTTAGCCAGCTAAAATTTGATGTGGAGTTCTTTATGTGTTTAATGAATGCAGATGGTGAAATTAATAGTCATGGGAAAATTATAAGTAGACTTCTTCTTCATCTTAATGGCGCCGTAACAAAGTCTGTCATTATCTTCACCTTATTGGATGTGGAAGATATTCATCACTTGATTTTGTTCTTGTCAAGAAAAGGAATTAAGGACCTTACAATTAAAGATTGGTCTAAAACACAAGTGAAGTTGCCTACCCATCTTTTCTCTTGTTTAGAGTTGGAACATTTGAATATTGTTGGCTCTTGTTTCAATCCTCCACCTAGTTTTCATGGTTTTCCAAATCTATTGAGCTTAGAGTTATTTAGCGCGCAGTTTGGAAGTAGTGACCTTGGGGAGTTTCTTACTCGGTGTCCCTTACTTGAGATTTTGGACCTCGGTTATCTTTCTTATACAGGCAGCGTGAAATTAGTTGAGATTGCAAAACTTCAAAATCTGAAAATTTTATCTTTGTCATTGTGTCATCTCGAGGCTACAACGATCACAAGTCTTTGTGATGTCCTTGAGCTTGTGGGTTATCTTCCAAAACTTCAAGAGCTTGGTTTGGATTTTCAAGACTACAAG TTGACAGAAGGTCATGCTAAAAAGAAGTTCCCCACCGCCTTTCCCTCTGTCAAGGCTCTTAAGTTTACAAGAATAGGTTTAGGCAATGGTACTATGTTATCATGTGCTTTAGAAATGATGAGACATTTACCAAATTTGCAGACCCTTGAAATCACAGCAACTCCGTAT GTTGATGACCCGGTTCCAATTTCAATTCCGATTCCAATTCTGGACGTAGAGTACAACATGATGGAGCTTCGGACTGTGGTGTTTAGAAATTTTAAAGGTTCAGAGAATGAAGTATATCTGATAAAGTATTTCCTTGCGTGTTCTCCGTCCCTGAAAAAGATTGTTGTTCATCACGACTGGTGTCTAGGGCCCGGTGAACAGTTGATATTTGCCAAGATGTTGTTGAAGCTTCATCGAGCTTCCCCGGTAGCTGAAATCGATTTCAACTAA
- the LOC110920468 gene encoding F-box/FBD/LRR-repeat protein At1g13570-like, translating to MALEASELAPEDFISTMPDSVITSILHRLPLQDAVRTGILSRNWRFKWTMLTQLKFNEEFFVYLMKTKGENSLGKIVSRLLLHLNGAVTKSVLVPALLDVEDIHHLILFLSRKGIKDLTITDWSKPQVKLPTHLFSCLELKRLNIYGFCFHPPPGFHGFPNLLSLELRGVQYGGSDLGEFLTRCPLLEILDLGYLSYTGNVKLVEIAKLVNLKILSLSLCHLETTTTISPCNVFELVGFLPKLQELGLDFQDCRLTEGGATKKFPTAFPALKALKLTRIDFGDGIMISFALEMLRHFPNLQTLDILATRQVTDPFPISIPIPEGEYNMMELRSVLFRNFKGSKNEVYLIKYFLACCPSLKKIEIQCDWCLEPIEQLIHARKLLMLHRASPAAEIEFY from the exons ATGGCACTTGAAGCATCCGAGCTCGCACCAGAAGATTTTATCAGCACCATGCCTGATAGTGTGATAACTAGTATTCTGCATCGATTGCCGTTACAAGATGCAGTGAGGACCGGTATCTTGTCGAGAAACTGGAGGTTTAAATGGACTATGCTTACCCAACTAAAATTTAACGAGGAGTTCTTTGTGTATTTAATGAAAACAAAAGGCGAAAACAGTTTGGGGAAAATTGTAAGTAGACTTCTTCTTCATCTTAACGGTGCCGTAACAAAGTCTGTTCTCGTCCCCGCTTTATTGGATGTTGAAGATATTCATCACTTGATTTTGTTTTTGTCGAGAAAAGGAATTAAGGACCTCACTATTACAGATTGGTCTAAACCACAAGTCAAGTTGCCTACCCATCTTTTCTCTTGTTTAGAGTTGAAACGTTTGAATATTTACGGCTTTTGTTTCCATCCTCCACCTGGTTTTCATGGTTTTCCAAACCTATTGAGCTTAGAGTTACGCGGCGTACAGTATGGAGGCAGTGACCTTGGGGAGTTTCTTACTCGGTGTCCCTTACTTGAGATTTTGGACCTCGGTTATCTTTCTTACACAGGCAACGTGAAACTAGTTGAGATTGCAAAACTTgtaaatctcaaaatattatctTTGTCATTGTGTCACCTCGAGACTACGACGACCATAAGTCCTTGTAATGTCTTTGAGCTCGTGGGTTTTCTTCCGAAACTTCAAGAGCTTGGTTTGGATTTTCAAGACTGCAGG CTGACAGAAGGTGGTGCTACAAAGAAGTTCCCGACCGCCTTTCCCGCACTCAAGGCTCTTAAATTAACAAGAATAGATTTCGGCGATGGTATTATGATATCATTTGCTTTAGAAATGCTCAGACACTTCCCAAATTTGCAGACTCTTGATATCCTAGCAACTCGGCAG GTTACTGACCCATTTCCGATTTCAATTCCAATTCCGGAGGGAGAATACAACATGATGGAGCTTCGGAGTGTGCTGTTTAGAAATTTTAAAGGTTCGAAGAATGAAGTATATTTGATTAAATATTTTCTTGCGTGTTGTCCTTCCCTGAAAAAGATTGAGATTCAATGTGATTGGTGTCTAGAGCCCATTGAACAGTTGATTCATGCTAGGAAGTTGTTGATGCTCCATCGAGCTTCTCCGGCAGCTGAAATCGAGTTCTACTAA